A single window of Nicotiana sylvestris chromosome 5, ASM39365v2, whole genome shotgun sequence DNA harbors:
- the LOC104246298 gene encoding photosynthetic NDH subunit of lumenal location 4, chloroplastic has protein sequence MAVSSLAISSPKLQVFTPKPIATAASFKASSWPQQIQSTPTINKKKIWQVGVGILAASVVALTPLTADATRIEYYATTAEPTCDFNFARSGLGYCDIAVGSGQEAPYNQLINIHYTARFGDGIVFDSSYKRGRPLTMRLGMGKVIKGLDQGILGGEGIPPMHIGGKRKLQIPPHLAYGPEPAGCFSGDCNIPGNATLVYDIKFVEIYSGNRK, from the exons ATGGCAGTCTCTTCATTAGCCATTTCATCACCAAAGCTTCAAGTCTTCACTCCAAAGCCCATAGCTACAGCAGCCAGTTTCAAGGCTTCTTCTTGGCCACAACAAATACAATCAACTCCTACtataaataagaagaaaatttGGCAAGTGGGTGTTGGAATATTAGCTGCTTCAGTAGTGGCTTTGACACCGTTAACTGCTGATGCTACCAGAATTGAATACTATGCTACTACTGCTGAGCCCACTTGTGACTTCAATTTTGCCCGCTCTGGACTTGGTTATTGTGACATTGCTGTTGGCTCTGGTCAAGAGGCTCCTTATAACCAGCTCATTAAT ATTCACTATACTGCAAGGTTTGGGGATGGCATAGTTTTCGACAGCAGCTATAAACGTGGTCGACCCCTGACCATGCGCCTCGGCATGGGCAAG GTTATCAAGGGATTAGATCAAGGAATCTTGGGAGGTGAAGGGATACCGCCAATGCATATTG GTGGAAAACGTAAGCTTCAGATTCCTCCACATTTGGCATATGGACCAGAACCAGCAGGCTGCTTTTCAG GGGACTGCAACATTCCTGGAAATGCAACACTTGTATATGACATAAAGTTCGTCGAAATCTACTCGGGAAACAGGAAATGA